The DNA sequence GTGTAGGGGCGTAGCTTGCTCTGCCCCTACAGGAGATCGTCTAGGCGGTCTTGGCTAATTTTCTTACGATGGGGATTAGTTCTGTGGCGAGTAGGGGGCCTTCGTAGTGGGTACCGTTGATGAAGAGAGCGGGAGTTCCCTTGACACCGCTGCGTTGGCCTGATCGGATATCTTTAACAACTTCATTACGATAACTTTTTGCATCAAGCGCATTATTTAGGTGGCTGAGATCAAGCTTAAGAGTTGTCGCATATTCTATCAATTTCTCACGGCTTAAATTGGGCTGATGCTCGAATAGCGTATCATGCATATCCCAGAAGTTGCCTTGAGCGCCGGCGGCTTCTGAAGCTTCGGCTGAGATGAGAGCATATTGGTGAATGTCAGTTAGGGGGAAATGTCGGTAGATGAAGCTCAATACATCTTTTGTGGCGTCAAAGACCTCTTTAAGCTCAGAATAAGCGCGATAGCAGACAGGACATTGAAAATCGCCATACTCGACAATAGTCACGAGACCTTCCTGATTGCCTTTCTGCCAGTCCTGATCGTTGGGTGGAACCGCTAATTCACGCAAAGCCATAATGACGCCTCCCGAATAAATCTATTGAAGAGAATCGATTTGTTGTGATA is a window from the bacterium genome containing:
- a CDS encoding DsbA family protein — its product is MALRELAVPPNDQDWQKGNQEGLVTIVEYGDFQCPVCYRAYSELKEVFDATKDVLSFIYRHFPLTDIHQYALISAEASEAAGAQGNFWDMHDTLFEHQPNLSREKLIEYATTLKLDLSHLNNALDAKSYRNEVVKDIRSGQRSGVKGTPALFINGTHYEGPLLATELIPIVRKLAKTA